The nucleotide window gttCCCACATTATGTACTTGTTTGTTTTATAATAAGTACGAAATAGTAGACTAGTACTTTCTACTTGGCACGAGAGAATAATCGTATACGAAGaaaattagtagtatttaaTACATTTTTGTATGGATGAGGGATGATGTGGGAGCTTGAGAATTGAGTAGTGACAGAGGGAGAGGGAAGCGTGAAGGAAGCATGACGGTTAGAGTGATCCAACGGTTTTAAGAGTATCCAGGGGATCTGAAAAGTGGTCCCCAGCTATTCAACAAAAAATGCAAGTCGTGTGTCTTCCTCACCGCCGCGTTCTCAGATTACGACACCGCCGTGCAAATTCatcctttctctctttctctctcagtTTCAAGGACACAGCATGTAACTTTACAAACAGAATACCACATCACCTTAGCAATTGTTTCCATATTGGAATATTCTTCTTTGATCCATGTGTTTCGGACATTTCTCTTCGCTCCGTGAAGGGATTGTCTTCCTTTGTTGGTCAGGTTCATAACTTGTGGCTCCTAATCCCTAGATTCGGAGCTCCGTTCCTCACAATAAAATCATGATTCTGCCAACGCCAACATCGTCGATTTGATTTCGGAATTGGAAGGATGAGGAGGATCGGAAGCTACATAACACAGGGTGTTTACACTGTTTCAGGGCCCTTCCACCCGTTCGGCGGCGCCGTCGACATCGTCGTCGTGGAGCAGCCAGATGGAACCTTCAAGTCTTCTCCTTGGTACGTCCGATTCGGGAAATTCCAAGGCGTTCTGAAAGCAAGGGAGAAGATCGTTGACATCAATGTGAATGGCGTCGACGCTGATTTCCACATGCATCTTGATCACAAAGGTGAAGCGTATTTCTTCAGGGAAGTAGATGCTGAATATGGTGACGCCGTTATTTATCCGTCTTCTggtgatgaatatgatgataaCCGTTCCCGTAATCTTAACGACATGCAAATACAAGAACGCCTCAGGTCCAAAAGCTGCAACTATGATTCAGAAAATAGTAACGGGAATGCTGGGGCAAGGTCTCGCGGCTCGTTACTTGGCTTTGTGTTTGGGCGAAAGTCCATAGAGGAAGGTGAAGAATGTGGTGATAAGTATGGAGTTGAACAAATGGCGCCTGCTGAGATAGCTGCAGATTTGTTGGAGCTTAAGTGGTCTACTAATATCAAAAGTGATCGCCGACCACCACGTTTTGTGGATAAACGCAAAATTGCAAAGAGTTCATCCGATGGTGATGTACTTCAAGAAGCTTTGCCACCTCTTGAGGTAAAGGAGGAAGAAGCTGCTTCTTTTTCCAATTCTAACTCTGAGCATGGACATGATAAGACTATGATAAAGATTGACGTTGCGCATGAGGTTGAATGTGACTCCAATGGAAAGCAAGGTGGACTTGCTCATGAATGTGCTGATTTTCCCGTTGAACTTGTGGAAGTTGAAGCAGAAGGGGGGTTCGAGAGGAAATTAAGTGAGGGAGAGCTTGCTCCTGTCAGTGCTTTTGCTTCGCCGACTGGTGTTGCTTCAGTGGACGACAACATTTCGGCCGATGAAGTTGCTCAGTCTGTGGTTTTCTTCGATACGTCCGAGAAAGCGACGGTGGATTGTGCAAACGAGAGTAGTGCAACGAGCCATGATGTCTCTAGCACATTTTCTCCTCCTAAGGAGTTGCTTGGTGTACAAGCAACAACTAAATCACCAGCAGCAGGTTTAGTGGAAGAAGAAAACTTCCTTTTTAGTGACCTTGATGAAAGTAAAATCAATGATCAATTGGATAGACCGGTGTCCCCTGAATCCGTAgataaggaagaagaagaagaagaagaacatcatTCTTGTGATGATGGTGATGTTAAAGATGACAACTTAGTTAGTGAAAAGGGCGATTTGCATTCGTCCAGTCCTATGGCTATCCCTAGAACTGAGGCTGCTGGGGAGGATATTGGGCATACAGGATCATTGCCTAACATTACTACTCGTAGCGTCAGCTTGGGCCAACCTGAGGCTTCTTATCCTTTAAGTCAATCACTAGACACAAGATCCAAATCCTTGCCGTGGTTATTTCCTGAAAATGAAGATTCAAGTGAAGCCAATGGAAACCAGTTGTCAAATGCGAAGTCAGGTACCAAGTATTTTAAACCTCCTTCATTTTTTCTGTCTATTTGATTGAAAGCATTCAGCGTATTTTAAATGACAAGTAGTATTTCATACTGTTCTAGTGGTGTACTGGTACTGCACTTGTTTACTCAAAATCCTTTGTCACATTGAAGAGTTTTGTAGTTATTCTGCATTAAATATTCTGATTACAATATATGCACAGAACATTCTTTGCAAACCTTTGTCGTACGAAGTGATTGAAGCTACATCTGCTTCAAATCATTCAGtacttttgagttttgaagacaTGAAACTGTGAGGGATAATTGATCATCTTTATTTTACATAGGATAAGCTGCTCCTATTGTTGCAGGCATTGTATTTTCTGGAAGTGAACTAATATCTAAATCTAAACTGAAAAAGGCATGAACCTGTTGATCAACTTGAGAAAAATCATGCAGGGGTCGGTAGCCCACCTTCTGGTTGGAGACTTTGGCCTTTCTCCAGATCAGTATCCCAAACTTATGTGCCGCCTATGCCAAGTGATACCAAAGATACTACTTTTGAGCAGTCTTCGGAGAATACAATCAGCACAGATCCGAACAAAAATGAGCTCAAGACTGACccaaagaaaaagcatgttagGGTAAAAGTTCCAACTTCTGAACAGATAGCATCTTTGCATCTGAAGGAAGGGGGTAATACTGTAATGTTCACTTTCTCTACAACAATGCTTGGGAGGCAGCAGGTGTCAGGAATCATTACTTTCTATGATTTATAGTTTACATCTCCTTTCCATTTGTGtatgtttatttaatattttaatatgatatTATTTCTTGTGTAATATCTCTTTTCACATTTGACTAACAGGTTGATTGTCGAATATATTTATGGAAATGGAATACTCGTATAGTGATCTCAGATGTGGATGGGACAATTACAAAGTGAGTGTATATTTTACTCTTCAAAATTGATATGTTACTCTGATTTGCTGGCCAGTATTCTTTCTTTAGTATTGATCATCTTTCCATTGTTAATTTGGTGTCGGTGGTTTGGattacattttaataatttgacTGCTATATATGGCTTATGATAAGGTGACCATAACTACATCTAATTCATGTAGCCAGTCCCTTCTAGTGAGACAAGGCTTGGTTGTTCTTAATGATGTTGTCATTTTGATGATGCCTACCAAATGAGGATTCTTGAGTTCCACCTTAAACTATACTCTTCTTAATATTGATTATATTGTAGTGCCAATATTTTATCATCTTGATATAAGTTTTTACCTATCAGATTCTATGTCTTCTGGTTcgtttctcttttattatttttctaaacaaTAAATAAGTAAACTATATGGTGTGGTAATAGTAATTTCTCTCTCTTGTTATTGTCTTACAGGTCAGATGTTTTAGGTCAGTTCATGCCTTTGGTTGGTATTGATTGGTCACAGACAGGTGTTGCACACTTATTCTCAGCTATCAAGGTTTGTTTATCTTCTCTATGTGTTTAGATGTATTCAGACCACTACAATGTGCTAATGTGGTTAAACCCTGAATACTCTGATGGTACATCATTGCATATGGGAAATTTTTGGGTGAATGGTTTCCAAAGAAATAATTTGTTGCTTCGTTTGTTAAGAGTTAAAGACCCAAAAAATATCTACCTGTTGCTTTTCAGTGTCGTGGTCCATTTGTGATTTGTCCCTTATCTATTTCCCATTTTACAGGAGAATGGTTACCAACTGCTATTTCTCAGTGCCCGTTCAATTTCTCAAGCATATCTCACACGCCAGTTCCTATTCAACCTTAAACAGGTGTCGTATAAATCTAGTGATTGGCTTTTCATTCTTAACATGGACCAgaaaataggaagaaaaaaaCTTACATCATATTTTGCATGTTGCAGGATGGGAAGGCTCTACCAGATGGTCCTGTTGTTATTTCTCCTGATGGACTTTTTCCATCTCTATATCGTGAAGGTCAgaaccttttttttcttcttctttttcttatcactTCCTTGTAGGTTCTATCTACGTACAATGCAAGAATGAGTGATGAACTTACCACGGAATTAAAAAAATGGGGATGTATAATTATCTTTGTTGATAGTTGAACCAGTTTTTATTAGAGAGGAAAGAAGATTGTAGTGTTCTTAGACAAAAAGATCAGAATTTCTCTTTTTGATATCTTCTGTGGAAAGGATAAATTCAGTGATGAAATTCTATACAGTGAGCTGAGGCAATCTCTATAGCCTTAAGACAAAAGTCTCAATTTTGTAATCTTGTGCACACATCGTGATTCACTTGACGATGCATGTAGTGCATGACATCAATGTAAAAGTGACTCATAAATGACTAAACTCTTGAgaacatgaaaagtaaaattattaacttttttttttttctgttttttgtttttggttttttattcttttatatattatttataaaacgTCATGGATTCTGATATCTTGAAGTGTAGATGATATTAGGCATCATCTTCTTCAAGCATGATAAATATATGCACGAAATGGCATACTAATTTACATGCTGCTTTGCCTGCTCATATGATGCCTTGGCCGATGGTCATTTATATATGAGTGCAAGTATGAGATCCATTAAAGCTTATTATGTAATATCATGGACATGTCCTTGTAATATTTAGACTAAGACACATTCTTTATTATTTCCAGTTATTAGGAGGGTTCCTCATGAGTTCAAAATTGCATGCCTGGAGGTTAGTATCTACTATTGCATGTTCACATATTAAAAGTGAAGTAAACTCATATTTTTTGCACCAAAGATACAAGTGCCATCACTTCGTTTTACAAAACATTTGAGGTATTGATTTAGTCGCTCAGTAACACAGAAGAGTCATTGCTTTCATCTTTCAAAGATATTTTGCAATAATTAAGTCATTCGGTTAAGTGCCCTCCACTTTCCCTCTGAATCGTATAAAATTCCATTGAATAAG belongs to Arachis duranensis cultivar V14167 chromosome 8, aradu.V14167.gnm2.J7QH, whole genome shotgun sequence and includes:
- the LOC107460400 gene encoding phosphatidate phosphatase PAH1, which codes for FCQRQHRRFDFGIGRMRRIGSYITQGVYTVSGPFHPFGGAVDIVVVEQPDGTFKSSPWYVRFGKFQGVLKAREKIVDINVNGVDADFHMHLDHKGEAYFFREVDAEYGDAVIYPSSGDEYDDNRSRNLNDMQIQERLRSKSCNYDSENSNGNAGARSRGSLLGFVFGRKSIEEGEECGDKYGVEQMAPAEIAADLLELKWSTNIKSDRRPPRFVDKRKIAKSSSDGDVLQEALPPLEVKEEEAASFSNSNSEHGHDKTMIKIDVAHEVECDSNGKQGGLAHECADFPVELVEVEAEGGFERKLSEGELAPVSAFASPTGVASVDDNISADEVAQSVVFFDTSEKATVDCANESSATSHDVSSTFSPPKELLGVQATTKSPAAGLVEEENFLFSDLDESKINDQLDRPVSPESVDKEEEEEEEHHSCDDGDVKDDNLVSEKGDLHSSSPMAIPRTEAAGEDIGHTGSLPNITTRSVSLGQPEASYPLSQSLDTRSKSLPWLFPENEDSSEANGNQLSNAKSGVGSPPSGWRLWPFSRSVSQTYVPPMPSDTKDTTFEQSSENTISTDPNKNELKTDPKKKHVRVKVPTSEQIASLHLKEGGNTVMFTFSTTMLGRQQVDCRIYLWKWNTRIVISDVDGTITKSDVLGQFMPLVGIDWSQTGVAHLFSAIKENGYQLLFLSARSISQAYLTRQFLFNLKQDGKALPDGPVVISPDGLFPSLYREVIRRVPHEFKIACLEDIKSLFPSDCNPFYAGFGNRDTDEISYLKVGIPIGKIFIINPRGEIVVNRRIDTKSYTSLHALVNGMFPPKISSSEQEDFNSWNFWKLPPPVLDL